A single window of Anomaloglossus baeobatrachus isolate aAnoBae1 chromosome 9, aAnoBae1.hap1, whole genome shotgun sequence DNA harbors:
- the SEC16A gene encoding protein transport protein Sec16A, protein MQNSPEQERMRAFPGPLVKDETHKVDVINFAQNKAKDCSQNEKLLDQESARLLWDFIVLMCRQNGTVVGTDIAELLLQDHKTVWLPGKSPNEANLIDFTNEPLEQEEESGASQLSFLTDTFPDSGVVLEKETERFRELLLFGRKKDALESAMKHGLWGHALLLASKMDSRTHARVMTRFANSLPINDPLQTVYQLLSGRMPAAATCCGDEKWGDWRPHLAMVLSNLTNNVDVPTRTIVTMGDTLASRGLLDAAHFCYLMAQVGFGVFTKKTTKLVLIGSNHSLPFAKFASNEAIQRTEAYEYAQSLGAHTISLPNIQVFKFVYACRLAEYGLSAQAFHYCEVISKTITRHPSFYSSVLVGQLLEVSSHLRFFDPQLKEKPEQELFVEPPWLLRLRHLDMQMKQGTVVYNTGRTTPQQYACSTPSSEQDQISQSEGITAIHDVPAATDNPLLTNYLPNMMATQGVQLALPGPDNAAALYPPPLPPGGDLPSSVAPNAFPPNAFPPMPAPGPGFVPVSGDQGPMYTPAPMESVPSPPHSAEFTPPEQWIPDPAQRPPTNSPTKTTFHDSGFDFYGEMAKMAPGPRSRTVSQSSSHMRRTRTTSESSTHSVGSTRRSSIGLQPSPPPIPEMKKPEPKKDTKAIASHGSGRSWFGWLMRKGKNEAHLPDDRNKSIVWDEARQRWINQDEPEGEDNKPLPPPPSGMPKRPAPSGPGVAGAPPNPSVNMFSIKAVGARARYVDVLNPGGNKPAHPVPPPADLFAPLTPMPIPTNLFVPNAVPEECHPPVGSEAEMVQSSDQPGVDGSAHTQFLASGLDLPVANHEDVPSGELSRSSSLSSLSREVSRHFHQVSGTSAPGAAPPPPAAAAVPFYNPANFAQPPASSGAARPVRLAQRKYPSLK, encoded by the exons ATGCAGAACAGCCCGGAGCAGGAGCGGATGAGAGCTTTCCCCGGACCCCTGGTGAA agATGAAACTCACAAAGTCGACGTCATCAATTTTGCACAAAATAAAGCCAAAGATTGTTCACAAAACGAGAAGTTGTTAGACCAGGAGTCTGCGCGTCTGCTGTGGGACTTCATCGTTCTCATGTGCCGGCAGAATGGG ACCGTCGTAGGGACCGACATTGCGGAGCTTCTCCTCCAGGACCACAAAACCGTCTGGCTTCCAGGGAAGTCGCCCAACGAAGCGAATCTGATCGATTTTACCAACGAGCctttggagcaggaggaagagtccGGGGCATCGCAGCTCTCCTTCCTCACAGACACCTTTCCTGACTCGGGGGTCGTTCTGGAGAAGGAGACGGAGAGGTTCAGGGAGCTGCTGCTTTTCGGACGTAAAAAG GATGCGCTGGAGTCGGCCATGAAGCACGGGCTGTGGGGCCACGCTCTGCTGCTCGCCAGTAAAATGGATAGTCGCACACACGCCCGGGTAATGACCAG GTTTGCCAACAGTCTCCCGATTAATGATCCCCTGCAGACGGTGTATCAGCTGCTGTCTGGGAGGATGCCGGCAGCCGCCACG TGTTGTGGGGACGAGAAATGGGGCGACTGGCGGCCACATCTCGCTATGGTGCTCTCCAACCTGACCAATAATGTGGATGTCCCCACCCGGACCATCGTGACTATGGGAGACACGCTGG CCTCCCGAGGGCTCCTGGACGCCGCTCATTTCTGCTATTTAATGGCGCAGGTCGGGTTTGGCGTATTCACCAAGAAAACAACCAAGTTAGTTCTCATCGGCTCCAACCACAG TTTGCCTTTTGCTAAGTTTGCCAGTAATGAAGCCATCCAGAGGACCGAGGCCTACGAGTACGCCCAGTCCCTGGGGGCGCACACCATCTCCCTCCCCAATATTCAG GTCTTTAAGTTCGTCTATGCCTGTCGCCTGGCTGAGTACGGCCTCTCCGCTCAGGCCTTCCACTACTGTGAAGTCATCTCCAAGACCATCACCAGGCACCCGTCCTTCTACTCCTCCGTGCTGGTGGGCCAGCTGCTCGAG GTGTCCTCACATTTGAGGTTTTTCGATCCTCAGTTAAAGGAGAAGCCTGAGCAGGAGTTATTTGTGGAGCCTCCATGGCTTCTGAGGCTGCGTCACCTGGACATGCAGATGAAG CAAGGCACGGTGGTGTACAACACTGGCAGGACGACTCCACAGCAGTACGCCTGCAGCACGCCCAGCTCCGAGCAAGACCAGATCAGCCAGTCTGAGGGCATCACTGCTATACACGATGTGCCCGCCGCCACCGACAATCCACTGCTGACCAACTACCTCCCTAACATGATGGCCACGCAGGGGGTTCAGCTGGCGCTGCCGG GTCCTGATAACGCTGCTGCTCTTTATCCACCACCCCTTCCCCCGGGCGGTGATCTGCCGAGCTCTGTGGCCCCCAATGCATTTCCCCCCAATGCATTTCCCCCCATGCCAGCACCTGGACCCGGGTTTGTACCTGTAAGCGGTGACCAGGGGCCTATGTATACCCCGGCTCCCATGGAATCAGTGCCGAGCCCTCCTCACTCTGCAGAATTCACTCCTCCAGAGCAGTGGATCCCGGATCCAG CCCAGAGACCCCCGACAAACTCCCCCACCAAGACCACCTTCCACGACTCTGGATTTGACTTCTATGGAGAAATGGCAAAAATG GCTCCGGGCCCGAGGTCCAGGACGGTGTCTCAGTCGTCGTCTCACATG AGACGGACCCGGACCACCTCTGAATCCTCCACCCACTCAGTCGGCTCCACCCGGAGGAGCTCCATCGGTTTACAGCCGTCGCCGCCTCCTATACCGGAAATGAAAAAGCCGGAGCCAAAGAAAGACACGAAGGCCATTGCTTCCCATGGG AGCGGTAGAAGTTGGTTTGGCTGGCTGATGAGGAAAGGGAAGAACGAGGCCCACCTGCCCGACGACAGGAACAAATCT ATTGTGTGGGATGAAGCACGACAGCGGTGGATTAACCAGGATGAGCCGGAGGGGGAGGAT AACAAGCCGCTGCCTCCGCCTCCGTCCGGCATGCCGAAGAGACCGGCCCCCTCAGGCCCAGGAGTGGCCGGCGCCCCCCCCAATCCTTCAGTGAACATGTTCTCCATAAAAGCAG TTGGAGCTCGGGCTCGATATGTGGACGTGTTAAACCCTGGGGGCAACAAACCGGCCCACCCTGTGCCGCCACCAGCTGATCTGTTTGCTCCCTTGACCCCGATGCCGATCCCTACAAATCTCTTTGTCCCGAACGCTG TCCCAGAAGAATGTCACCCGCCGGTTGGTTCTGAGGCAGAGATGGTCCAGTCGTCCGATCAGCCCGGCGTGGACGGCTCCGCACACACACAG TTTTTGGCCTCTGGCCTGGATCTCCCAGTGGCTAATCATGAAGACGTCCCCTCCGGAGAG CTTTCTCGGTCTAGCTCTCTGAGCTCCTTATCTCGTGAAGTAAGCCGGCATTTCCATCAG GTCTCTGGTACCTCGGCCCCTGgcgccgctcctcctcctcctgctgctgcCGCCGTTCCCTTCTATAATCCTGCAAACTTTGCACAA CCTCCTGCCTCCTCGGGTGCGGCGCGGCCTGTCCGGCTTGCTCAGCGGAAGTATCCGTCTCTGAAGTAG